A region from the Wansuia hejianensis genome encodes:
- the dnaK gene encoding molecular chaperone DnaK, protein MSKIIGIDLGTTNSCVAVMEGGKPTVIANAEGSRTTPSVVAFTKTGERLVGEPAKRQAVTNADKTISSIKRHMGTDYKVDIDGKKYSPQEISAMILQKLKSDAENYLGEKVTEAVITVPAYFNDAQRQATKDAGKIAGLEVKRIINEPTAAALAYGLDNEKEQKIMVYDLGGGTFDVSIIEIGDGVIEVLATAGNNRLGGDDFDQKIVDYMVSEFKKMEGVDLSGDKMAMQRIKEAAEKAKKELSSASTTNINLPFITATADGPKHFDMNLTKAKFDELTHDLVELTAEPVKKALSDAGLNASELSKVLLVGGSTRTPAVQEKVKQLTGHEPSKSLNPDECVALGASVQGGKLAGDSGAGDILLLDVTPLTLSIETMGGVATHLIERNTTIPTKKSQIFSTAADNQTAVDINVVQGERQFAKDNKSLGQFRLDGIPPARRGVPQIEVTFDIDANGIVNVSAKDLGTGKEQHITITAGSNMSDEEINKAVKEAAEFEAQDKKRKEAIDARNDADAAVFQVEKALEEAGDKVSANDKTAVEADLNALKELLEKAPIDTITDAQVVDIKAAKEKLMQSAQSLFTKMYENMQQNQGGQAGPGPDAGAGAGSAAGGSDDDVVDADYKEV, encoded by the coding sequence ATGAGTAAAATAATTGGTATTGATTTAGGAACTACAAACAGCTGTGTAGCTGTTATGGAAGGTGGAAAACCCACTGTTATCGCTAATGCGGAAGGCAGCAGAACGACGCCGTCTGTAGTGGCTTTTACTAAGACAGGTGAGCGTCTGGTGGGCGAACCGGCAAAACGTCAGGCGGTAACCAACGCTGACAAGACAATATCTTCGATCAAGAGGCATATGGGAACAGACTATAAGGTGGATATTGACGGTAAGAAATATTCACCCCAGGAGATTTCAGCCATGATTCTGCAGAAACTGAAAAGTGATGCAGAGAATTATCTGGGCGAGAAGGTGACAGAAGCAGTAATTACTGTTCCGGCATATTTCAATGACGCACAGCGTCAGGCTACAAAGGATGCAGGAAAGATCGCCGGGCTGGAAGTAAAACGTATCATCAATGAGCCGACGGCTGCAGCTCTGGCATACGGTCTGGATAATGAGAAAGAGCAGAAGATCATGGTATATGACCTGGGCGGCGGTACCTTTGATGTATCAATCATTGAGATCGGCGACGGAGTCATCGAAGTTCTGGCAACAGCCGGCAATAACAGGCTGGGTGGTGATGACTTCGATCAGAAGATTGTTGATTACATGGTATCTGAGTTTAAGAAGATGGAAGGCGTAGACCTGTCCGGTGACAAGATGGCCATGCAGAGAATCAAAGAAGCTGCTGAAAAAGCTAAGAAAGAGCTCTCCAGCGCTTCCACAACGAATATTAACCTTCCCTTCATCACCGCTACCGCGGATGGACCGAAGCATTTTGACATGAATCTGACGAAAGCAAAATTTGACGAGCTGACTCATGATCTGGTAGAACTGACTGCGGAGCCGGTTAAAAAGGCTCTGAGCGATGCCGGATTGAACGCCTCCGAGCTGAGCAAGGTATTGCTGGTGGGTGGTTCCACCCGTACTCCTGCCGTACAGGAAAAAGTGAAACAGCTGACCGGGCATGAGCCCAGCAAGAGCCTGAATCCGGATGAGTGTGTCGCACTTGGTGCATCCGTACAGGGCGGCAAGCTGGCCGGAGATTCAGGCGCAGGCGACATCCTGCTTCTGGATGTTACCCCGCTGACACTTTCCATTGAGACTATGGGAGGAGTTGCAACACATCTGATTGAGCGTAATACGACCATTCCGACTAAGAAGAGCCAGATCTTCTCAACGGCGGCAGATAATCAGACAGCCGTAGATATCAATGTGGTACAGGGTGAGCGTCAGTTTGCGAAGGACAACAAGTCCCTCGGCCAGTTCCGTCTGGATGGAATCCCGCCTGCAAGACGTGGAGTTCCGCAGATTGAAGTTACCTTTGATATCGATGCCAACGGTATTGTAAATGTATCTGCAAAGGACCTGGGTACAGGAAAAGAGCAGCATATCACTATTACTGCGGGTTCCAATATGTCGGATGAAGAAATCAACAAGGCTGTAAAAGAAGCGGCTGAGTTTGAAGCTCAGGACAAGAAACGTAAAGAAGCAATTGACGCCAGAAATGACGCAGATGCTGCAGTCTTCCAGGTTGAAAAAGCACTGGAAGAGGCGGGAGATAAAGTTTCCGCCAATGACAAGACTGCTGTGGAAGCGGATCTGAACGCGTTGAAAGAGCTGCTTGAGAAAGCACCAATTGATACGATCACCGATGCACAGGTTGTTGATATCAAGGCTGCAAAAGAAAAGCTGATGCAGAGCGCACAGAGCCTGTTCACGAAGATGTATGAAAATATGCAGCAGAACCAGGGCGGCCAGGCAGGTCCGGGACCGGATGCAGGAGCGGGTGCCGGCAGCGCGGCAGGCGGCAGCGATGACGATGTGGTTGATGCTGATTACAAGGAAGTATAA
- the dnaJ gene encoding molecular chaperone DnaJ, translated as MAEKRDYYEVLGVDKGADDATLKRAYRKLAKKYHPDMNPGDQEAEAKFKEATEAYSVLSDPEKRKQYDQFGHAAFEGGAGGAGGFGGFGGFDFNGADMGDIFGDIFGDLFGGGRSRRANNGPQRGANLRAVIHITFEEAVFGCEKELELTLKETCSACGGNGAKPGTSPETCPNCHGEGQVTYTQQSMFGMIRNVQPCPDCAGTGKIIKEKCTACRGTGFTSSKKKIKVTVPAGIDDGQSIRIRDKGEPGRNGGPRGDLLVEVSVARHPIFQRDGVNIFSTAPITYAQAALGGDVRISTVDGDVLYTVKPGTQTDTRIRLKGKGVPSLRNKSVRGDQYVTLVVQVPTKLSEEAKAALRKFDAACGNRPYDEKEESRQEKSGKKKKGFMDKMKEVFED; from the coding sequence ATGGCTGAAAAGAGAGATTATTATGAAGTCCTTGGAGTTGATAAGGGGGCAGATGATGCAACGCTGAAAAGAGCGTACCGGAAGCTGGCAAAAAAATATCATCCGGACATGAATCCGGGCGACCAGGAGGCCGAGGCCAAGTTTAAAGAAGCCACAGAGGCATACTCAGTCCTGAGTGATCCGGAAAAGAGAAAGCAGTATGACCAGTTCGGCCATGCGGCTTTTGAAGGGGGAGCCGGAGGAGCCGGTGGCTTCGGAGGTTTTGGAGGCTTCGATTTCAACGGTGCCGATATGGGAGACATTTTTGGAGATATTTTTGGCGATCTGTTTGGCGGCGGCCGTTCCAGACGTGCAAATAACGGCCCACAGAGAGGGGCGAACCTCAGGGCTGTGATTCATATTACTTTTGAGGAAGCGGTATTCGGCTGCGAGAAAGAGCTGGAACTGACACTCAAAGAAACATGCTCTGCCTGCGGCGGTAATGGAGCGAAGCCAGGGACTTCACCGGAGACCTGTCCGAACTGCCATGGAGAAGGCCAGGTTACGTATACACAGCAGTCTATGTTCGGCATGATCCGGAATGTTCAGCCGTGCCCTGACTGCGCAGGGACTGGGAAGATTATCAAAGAGAAATGTACCGCATGCCGTGGCACGGGCTTTACATCCAGCAAGAAGAAAATTAAGGTGACAGTGCCGGCGGGTATCGATGACGGACAGAGCATTCGGATACGTGATAAAGGAGAGCCGGGACGCAATGGTGGTCCCAGAGGCGACCTGCTGGTAGAAGTATCTGTTGCCCGTCACCCGATTTTCCAGAGAGACGGCGTCAATATTTTCTCTACGGCTCCCATCACTTATGCCCAGGCAGCCTTGGGCGGAGACGTCCGGATCAGCACTGTGGATGGAGATGTTCTCTATACGGTGAAGCCCGGAACCCAGACAGACACCCGCATCCGTCTGAAAGGCAAGGGTGTGCCTTCGCTGAGAAATAAGAGCGTCCGGGGCGATCAGTATGTAACACTGGTCGTTCAGGTCCCTACCAAACTTAGTGAAGAGGCAAAGGCGGCTCTTAGAAAATTTGACGCAGCCTGTGGCAATCGTCCGTATGATGAGAAGGAAGAGAGCCGGCAGGAGAAATCCGGTAAGAAGAAAAAGGGTTTTATGGATAAAATGAAAGAGGTATTTGAGGATTGA
- the recN gene encoding DNA repair protein RecN gives MLTNLHVKNLALIDEAEVAFGPGLNILTGETGAGKSILIGSINLALGKKMTREVVREGASSCLVELVFQIENPQILSSLKAMDVETEDGQLIITRKIQDGRSISRMNGETCTVSQIKKIASLLLDIHGQHEHQSLLYQDRQLEILDAYGRDTIGPLLEETAEKFTDYKKLQKELEAYQMNEEERAREISFLEFEIQEIDEAALDPAEEEELERRYRKMSNSRKIAEALNQAYQLTGYEAGAGEMTGRALKELSGVASFDEELEGLVSALTDIDGLLNDFNRDVSAYLSDFTFSEEEFYETEKRLDQLNHLKSKYGKTIADVIDYQERQKRRLEQLQNFEARRELLSDRYEEAVKRLELASHNLSAKRKEYSRELSKQIIIGLQELNFLDVSFEISFSRTDHYNKNGFDEIEFMISTNPGEPVKPLAKVVSGGELSRIMLAIKTLLADKDNTETLIFDEIDTGISGRTAQKVSEKMARIGKGHQVLCITHLAQIAAMADVHFEIAKQVEHMETLTRIRRLSESESVQELARILGGAEITKTVYDSAREMKELAQVQKTSRLKRTE, from the coding sequence ATGTTAACGAATCTTCATGTGAAAAATCTGGCCCTGATCGATGAAGCAGAGGTGGCTTTCGGGCCGGGCCTGAATATACTGACCGGTGAAACCGGCGCCGGTAAATCCATACTGATCGGTTCCATCAATCTGGCCCTGGGCAAAAAGATGACCCGGGAGGTGGTTCGGGAGGGGGCTTCCTCCTGCCTGGTAGAGCTGGTATTCCAGATTGAGAATCCACAGATCCTGAGCAGCCTGAAGGCCATGGATGTGGAGACAGAGGATGGCCAGCTGATTATCACCCGCAAGATACAGGACGGACGCAGTATCAGCCGGATGAACGGCGAGACCTGTACAGTGTCACAGATTAAGAAAATTGCCTCACTGCTGCTTGACATACACGGCCAGCATGAACATCAGTCCCTGTTGTATCAGGACCGGCAGCTGGAGATCCTGGACGCATATGGGAGAGATACCATTGGCCCGCTTCTGGAAGAGACGGCGGAGAAATTTACCGATTATAAGAAGCTCCAGAAAGAGCTGGAAGCGTATCAGATGAATGAAGAAGAGCGCGCCAGAGAAATTTCCTTTTTAGAATTTGAGATTCAGGAGATCGACGAAGCCGCGCTGGACCCGGCAGAGGAAGAGGAACTGGAGCGCAGATACCGGAAAATGTCTAACAGCCGGAAGATTGCGGAGGCGCTGAACCAGGCTTATCAGCTTACCGGTTATGAGGCCGGGGCGGGAGAGATGACCGGAAGGGCCTTGAAAGAGCTATCGGGCGTCGCCTCCTTTGATGAAGAGCTGGAAGGGCTGGTTTCCGCCCTGACCGATATTGACGGGCTGCTGAATGATTTTAACCGGGATGTGTCCGCGTATCTGTCAGATTTTACATTTTCTGAGGAAGAATTTTATGAAACAGAAAAACGGTTAGACCAGCTCAATCATTTAAAATCAAAATATGGTAAGACAATAGCGGACGTTATCGATTATCAGGAGCGTCAGAAGCGGCGGCTGGAACAACTTCAGAACTTTGAAGCCCGCAGGGAGCTTTTATCTGACAGATACGAAGAAGCTGTGAAAAGGCTGGAGCTTGCATCACATAATTTATCTGCAAAACGGAAAGAATATAGCAGAGAACTGTCAAAGCAGATCATAATTGGATTGCAGGAGCTGAATTTTCTGGATGTGTCCTTCGAAATCAGTTTCAGCAGAACAGATCATTATAACAAGAACGGATTTGATGAGATAGAATTCATGATTTCGACAAATCCCGGAGAGCCCGTTAAACCTCTGGCAAAAGTTGTATCAGGCGGGGAATTATCACGCATTATGCTGGCCATTAAAACGCTGCTGGCAGACAAGGATAATACGGAGACTCTGATTTTTGATGAAATAGATACTGGGATCAGCGGACGGACGGCTCAAAAGGTATCGGAAAAAATGGCCAGAATTGGAAAAGGCCACCAGGTGCTATGTATCACGCATCTCGCGCAAATAGCGGCGATGGCCGATGTGCATTTTGAAATAGCCAAGCAGGTGGAACATATGGAAACTTTGACCAGGATCCGCAGGCTGTCGGAAAGTGAATCTGTCCAGGAACTGGCAAGGATACTGGGCGGCGCGGAGATAACGAAGACGGTATACGACAGCGCAAGAGAAATGAAAGAATTGGCTCAGGTTCAAAAAACTTCCCGTTTGAAACGGACAGAATAA
- a CDS encoding AEC family transporter, which produces MSTVIVFQQMLVIFILIAVGYGLSKKGLVTDSGSKLLSFLVVNVTNPAMILSSVFEENVSVTRQNVIIMILVTAIIYAVLVLLGWLLPKLYRIPGREQKYYNMMVVYANTGFIGIPLISAVLGTQALIYVTVFNIAFTLLFYTHGTRILLSDGERQKVTWKTFINIGTVSGLLALVFFWFRLRFPAVIEGSITTMGKATTFLSMTVLGVSLAQIPLRKIFSSVRLLLFVLARMLALPAVFCLILKQFLGGGLMINAVALMLAMPSANMPLMVAKQHGLETETLSRGIVLSTILSIVTITVISMII; this is translated from the coding sequence ATGAGTACAGTCATCGTATTCCAGCAGATGCTGGTTATTTTTATTTTGATTGCCGTCGGGTACGGACTTAGCAAAAAGGGTCTGGTCACGGATTCAGGGTCAAAACTTTTGTCTTTTCTGGTAGTTAATGTGACGAATCCGGCAATGATTCTGAGCAGTGTATTTGAAGAAAATGTGTCGGTGACCCGTCAGAATGTAATCATTATGATTCTGGTTACCGCAATTATCTATGCAGTTCTTGTGCTGCTGGGGTGGCTGCTGCCCAAGCTCTACCGTATTCCGGGAAGAGAGCAGAAATATTATAACATGATGGTGGTTTATGCTAACACAGGGTTTATCGGCATACCGCTGATTTCGGCAGTTCTGGGGACACAGGCGTTAATTTATGTGACAGTTTTTAATATCGCATTTACCCTTTTGTTTTACACCCATGGGACGAGGATACTTCTTTCAGATGGCGAAAGGCAGAAGGTGACCTGGAAGACATTTATCAACATCGGTACTGTGTCCGGGCTTCTGGCTCTGGTGTTTTTTTGGTTCAGGCTCCGATTTCCGGCTGTAATAGAAGGCAGTATTACCACTATGGGAAAAGCAACTACGTTTCTGTCCATGACAGTGCTGGGCGTTTCACTGGCTCAGATACCTCTTCGGAAGATATTCAGCAGCGTAAGGCTGCTGTTGTTTGTGCTGGCACGTATGCTGGCCCTTCCGGCGGTTTTCTGCCTGATCCTGAAACAGTTCCTCGGCGGAGGTCTGATGATCAATGCGGTGGCGCTCATGCTGGCCATGCCTTCGGCGAACATGCCGCTGATGGTAGCAAAACAGCATGGCCTGGAGACGGAGACGCTTTCCAGAGGAATCGTATTGAGTACTATTTTGTCGATTGTGACGATTACCGTGATTTCAATGATTATATAG
- the hrcA gene encoding heat-inducible transcriptional repressor HrcA, protein MELDGRKKTILTAIIQTYLATGEPVGSRTISKYTDLNLSSATIRNEMSDLEEMGYILQPHTSAGRIPSDKGYRLYVDELIRQKDQEVSDIKELMIEKTDRLEKVLKQVVKVLASNTNYATMITGPAYHRTRLKFIQLSKVNEDQILAVIVAEGNLVKNQMIDLEEPIDGEQILKLNLLLNTQLNGLTIGEINLNMIQRMKQQAGIHSAVISSVVDAVAEAIQVNEEDMPVYTSGATNIFKYPELADSSKASELISAFEEKRELVEMLMDNSSEEGGNPGTGIQVYIGNESPIQTMKDCSVVTASYDLGEGMKGTIGIIGPKRMDYENVVDNLKTLKTQLDSIFRKDSKTDT, encoded by the coding sequence ATGGAACTGGATGGAAGGAAGAAGACTATACTTACTGCAATCATTCAGACCTATCTGGCGACAGGAGAACCGGTAGGTTCCCGGACGATTTCAAAGTACACAGACTTGAACTTGAGCTCCGCCACAATTCGGAATGAGATGTCGGACCTGGAAGAGATGGGTTACATTCTGCAGCCCCACACTTCCGCCGGCCGCATTCCTTCAGATAAAGGTTATCGTTTATATGTAGATGAGCTGATCCGGCAAAAAGATCAGGAAGTCTCAGATATAAAAGAACTCATGATTGAAAAGACTGACCGGCTGGAGAAGGTGCTAAAGCAGGTGGTGAAGGTCCTGGCATCTAATACGAATTACGCCACGATGATCACAGGTCCGGCCTATCATCGGACCCGGCTTAAATTTATTCAGCTTTCCAAAGTTAACGAGGATCAGATACTTGCCGTAATAGTAGCGGAGGGCAATCTGGTGAAGAATCAGATGATCGATCTGGAAGAGCCCATTGACGGGGAACAGATCCTGAAGCTGAATTTATTGCTGAATACCCAGTTGAACGGCCTGACCATCGGCGAGATCAATCTCAATATGATCCAGCGGATGAAGCAGCAGGCGGGCATTCACAGCGCGGTGATCAGCAGCGTCGTAGACGCAGTAGCTGAAGCGATACAGGTTAATGAGGAAGATATGCCGGTTTATACCAGCGGAGCCACGAATATCTTTAAATACCCTGAACTGGCGGATTCCAGTAAGGCCAGCGAATTGATTTCTGCTTTTGAAGAAAAGCGTGAACTGGTGGAGATGCTTATGGATAACAGTTCAGAAGAGGGTGGGAATCCCGGAACCGGCATTCAGGTATATATAGGGAATGAATCGCCGATCCAGACGATGAAGGACTGCTCCGTAGTGACGGCCAGCTACGATCTGGGAGAAGGGATGAAAGGGACAATCGGAATCATTGGACCCAAGAGAATGGATTACGAAAATGTTGTGGATAATCTGAAGACTTTAAAGACTCAATTAGATTCCATATTCAGAAAAGATAGCAAGACAGATACGTAG
- a CDS encoding collagen-like protein, translated as MSYFINESDRRDELKEQSCRRGCCPKPPCLPPCPPGPTGPTGPAGPQGNTGPSGPPGNTGPTGPAGLPGNTGPAGSQGNTGPTGATGPTGPAGPPGPAGMPGPTGPQGIQGIQGIPGAPGATGPTGPAGNTGPAGVQGFAGPPGPTGPQGIPGIQGIPGPAGERGPAGDTGAMGMAGPTGATGPMGMPGPTGADGVTGATGMPGPTGATGVTGATGAAGAMGVTGVTGPTGATGTTGATGVAGPTGMPGPTGTTGVTGATGPLPVVAVGTTITGEPGTPAKVEAFEIPQGVRLDFTVPRGADGMVPDEVFASFVNYMARFGNTDLIQFSTAVSDPTGQISQPDYSHISLEPGFYFISYHVSALLNDASFMQISPYYSGAAHLEYGIYFMTGTAKTSAAGAKAFIINVPAATRFSLSFNSGTVGTEGEVVITVIKLRRAE; from the coding sequence ATGTCATATTTTATCAATGAATCTGACCGGCGGGATGAATTGAAAGAACAGTCCTGCAGACGCGGCTGCTGTCCAAAACCGCCTTGTCTGCCGCCATGTCCCCCCGGTCCCACAGGCCCCACCGGTCCGGCAGGGCCTCAAGGGAATACGGGCCCTTCAGGTCCCCCGGGGAACACAGGGCCGACAGGCCCGGCAGGTCTTCCGGGAAATACCGGTCCGGCAGGGTCTCAAGGGAATACAGGCCCTACGGGAGCGACCGGTCCAACTGGGCCTGCTGGTCCGCCTGGCCCGGCCGGAATGCCCGGCCCGACGGGCCCACAGGGAATTCAGGGAATCCAGGGCATACCTGGTGCCCCAGGGGCAACGGGCCCAACAGGACCTGCAGGAAATACAGGGCCTGCAGGCGTTCAAGGTTTCGCTGGTCCCCCCGGCCCTACAGGCCCCCAGGGGATTCCGGGCATTCAGGGTATACCTGGCCCGGCGGGTGAGAGGGGACCTGCAGGAGACACAGGGGCCATGGGGATGGCTGGACCGACGGGAGCCACAGGGCCTATGGGGATGCCCGGCCCAACAGGTGCAGATGGAGTGACGGGAGCCACAGGGATGCCCGGCCCGACAGGGGCCACAGGAGTGACGGGAGCTACAGGGGCGGCTGGAGCTATGGGTGTCACAGGAGTGACGGGGCCAACGGGAGCGACTGGAACCACGGGTGCCACAGGAGTGGCGGGGCCAACAGGAATGCCCGGTCCGACAGGGACCACAGGAGTGACGGGTGCAACAGGGCCGCTGCCGGTGGTGGCGGTGGGGACGACTATCACTGGGGAGCCGGGTACGCCTGCTAAGGTAGAAGCATTTGAAATCCCTCAGGGCGTTCGTCTGGACTTTACGGTTCCAAGAGGAGCGGATGGAATGGTGCCGGATGAGGTATTCGCTTCTTTTGTCAATTATATGGCCCGTTTTGGAAACACTGATCTGATTCAGTTTTCTACGGCCGTCTCGGATCCCACAGGGCAGATTTCTCAGCCGGATTACAGCCATATCAGCTTGGAGCCGGGATTTTATTTCATATCCTATCATGTCTCCGCCCTGCTGAATGATGCCAGCTTTATGCAGATTTCGCCGTATTATAGTGGTGCGGCGCATCTGGAGTATGGGATATATTTTATGACAGGAACGGCTAAAACATCTGCTGCCGGGGCTAAGGCATTCATCATCAATGTGCCGGCTGCAACGCGGTTTTCTCTGAGCTTTAACAGCGGTACTGTTGGAACTGAGGGAGAGGTTGTGATTACGGTTATAAAACTTAGAAGAGCAGAGTGA
- the grpE gene encoding nucleotide exchange factor GrpE, which yields MSDTEKNKTDAELEEEKKTVNTGEEACGQAESGSPEVDEGEAGERNGAAEEPGDSDGAKDSETAAKQESKEKKFFGKKKEKKDKKDEKIEELTDRLTRQMAEFDNYRKRTDKEKASMYMIGAKDVIEKLLPVVDNFERGLAGADLEDPFADGMNKIYKQLTTMLADLGVTVIESVGKEFDPNIHNAVMHVEDEESGENVIVEEFQKGYKYKDSVVRHSMVKVAN from the coding sequence GTGTCGGATACAGAAAAGAATAAGACAGACGCAGAATTAGAAGAGGAAAAGAAAACCGTAAATACCGGAGAAGAAGCTTGCGGCCAGGCCGAAAGCGGCAGCCCGGAGGTTGATGAAGGCGAAGCCGGAGAGAGGAACGGGGCAGCGGAGGAGCCCGGGGATTCGGACGGAGCTAAGGATTCTGAAACGGCTGCAAAACAGGAATCTAAAGAAAAAAAATTCTTTGGAAAGAAAAAAGAAAAGAAGGACAAAAAAGACGAAAAAATAGAAGAGCTTACCGACCGCCTGACCCGGCAGATGGCAGAGTTTGACAATTATAGAAAGCGCACGGATAAAGAGAAGGCGAGCATGTACATGATCGGAGCTAAAGACGTCATTGAAAAGCTGCTTCCCGTGGTGGATAATTTTGAGCGGGGACTGGCCGGAGCTGATCTGGAAGACCCGTTTGCGGACGGTATGAACAAGATTTACAAACAGCTTACCACAATGCTGGCTGATCTGGGCGTCACCGTGATCGAGAGCGTGGGAAAAGAATTTGACCCCAATATCCACAATGCTGTGATGCATGTGGAGGATGAGGAATCCGGCGAGAATGTGATCGTTGAAGAATTCCAGAAGGGGTACAAGTATAAGGATTCCGTGGTACGCCACAGTATGGTGAAGGTAGCCAATTAA
- the spoIVB gene encoding SpoIVB peptidase has translation MAEKKRRYRRFLLIVLALALLGSGIYGYWYLEKSVPDKIYVTNGDENKLDHITDNPLITFSDDMEVFSRNSYQVKCSILGTIPLKTVKVEETDRPVVQVCGAPVGIYMETEGVLIIDAGEIKTMDGQMAMPADNIVKPGDYIQKVDGETLNNKSQLIERVAESQGESMVLEVMRQGETVDLKLSPVQANDGSYKLGIWVRDNIQGIGTLTYVEEDNTFGALGHGISDVDVGEILKVGSGELYQADILSVVKGQDGSPGELQGVIHYYPEELIGEINDNSKVGIYGTLSEEGEASLPLRSVEIGRKQEIEIGPATILCCVDGTVQEYGIEVTQIDWNQQDTNKCFTIKVTDQELLDKTGGIVQGMSGSPILQNGRLIGAVTHVFISDATSGYGVFIENMLGH, from the coding sequence GTGGCAGAGAAGAAACGCAGATACCGGCGTTTCCTGTTGATTGTACTAGCGCTGGCGTTGCTGGGCAGTGGAATATACGGATACTGGTATCTTGAGAAATCCGTACCGGACAAAATATACGTGACAAACGGCGACGAAAACAAGCTGGATCATATAACGGACAACCCGCTTATCACATTTTCTGATGATATGGAGGTTTTCAGCAGGAATTCTTATCAAGTAAAATGCAGTATACTTGGTACGATTCCATTAAAGACCGTGAAGGTCGAAGAGACTGACCGGCCGGTCGTACAGGTGTGCGGTGCTCCCGTGGGCATATATATGGAAACAGAAGGCGTACTGATCATTGATGCAGGTGAAATAAAAACCATGGATGGACAGATGGCAATGCCCGCGGACAATATCGTAAAGCCGGGTGATTATATTCAGAAAGTGGACGGAGAGACATTAAATAATAAAAGCCAGCTGATTGAACGGGTGGCTGAAAGTCAGGGTGAATCTATGGTTCTGGAAGTCATGCGTCAGGGAGAAACGGTTGATCTGAAGCTGAGTCCGGTACAGGCCAACGACGGTTCCTATAAGCTGGGCATTTGGGTCAGGGATAATATCCAGGGCATAGGTACCCTGACTTATGTGGAAGAAGATAATACCTTTGGCGCTCTCGGCCATGGGATCAGTGATGTGGATGTGGGTGAGATCTTGAAGGTAGGAAGTGGTGAACTTTATCAGGCAGACATCTTATCTGTAGTAAAAGGCCAGGATGGAAGTCCGGGAGAGCTGCAGGGTGTCATACACTACTATCCGGAAGAGCTGATCGGAGAGATCAATGATAATTCAAAAGTCGGCATCTATGGAACGCTGTCGGAAGAAGGTGAAGCCAGCCTGCCGCTGCGTTCTGTGGAAATTGGCCGTAAGCAGGAGATTGAAATAGGGCCTGCAACCATTTTATGCTGTGTGGACGGCACCGTACAGGAATATGGCATTGAGGTGACGCAGATTGACTGGAATCAGCAGGATACCAACAAATGCTTCACAATTAAGGTTACTGACCAGGAATTGCTGGATAAGACCGGAGGAATTGTCCAGGGAATGTCAGGCAGCCCTATTTTGCAGAACGGACGGCTCATAGGAGCCGTTACCCACGTGTTTATCTCAGACGCCACCAGCGGTTACGGTGTTTTTATTGAAAACATGCTGGGGCATTGA